From Tripterygium wilfordii isolate XIE 37 chromosome 13, ASM1340144v1, whole genome shotgun sequence, the proteins below share one genomic window:
- the LOC120012587 gene encoding NAD(P)H-quinone oxidoreductase subunit K, chloroplastic-like — protein sequence MEEDRVFKLGPPSETNNPRGLDVHLMVRGRDHFISIFHNLQPRPNKRTEFSKPADAQMARNIQAALTMKIKMVSEPVVDLTAVDRPQALRHSSRTCGMVIPYFRPITIGSYGIIDCLLVYLNFHINPNFPSCTNDLSNWSRLSSLWPLLYGTSCCFIEFASLIGSRFDFDRYGLVPRSSPRQADLILTAGTVTLKMAPSLVRLYEQMPEPKYVIAMGACTITGGMFSTESYSTVRGVDKLIPVDVYLPGCPPKPEAVIDAITKLRKKISREISQDRIRAQQENRCFTTNHQFRLGRSTHTGNYDKGLLYQPLSTLEIHDQLSQTLCLSIMLLL from the exons atgGAAGAGGATAGGGTTTTTAAG TTGGGGCCACCTTCAGAGACCAATAATCCTAGAGGTTTG GATGTTCACCTGATGGTCCGTGGTCGTGatcatttcatttcaatatttcATAATCTCCAGCCTAGGCCCAATAAGAGG ACCGAGTTTTCGAAGCCTGCTGATGCGCAAATGGCTCGAAACATACAA GCTGCCTTAACCATGAAAATAAAGATGGTCAGTGAGCCTGTGGTAGACTTGACGGCCGTGGATCGACCGCAGGCACTACGACACTCAA GCCGGACTTGCGGGATGGTTATCCCTTATTTCCGGCCGATCACTATCGGCAGTTATGGGATCATTGATTGTCTCTTGGTCTAC TTGAATTTTCATATAAACCCCAATTTTCCAAGCTGTACAAATGATCTTTCAAATTGGTCAAGACTCTCCAGTTTATGGCCCCTTCTCTACGGTACGAGTTGTTGCTTCATTGAATTTGCTTCATTAATAGGTTCACGCTTCGACTTTGATCGTTATGGACTAGTACCACGATCTAGTCCTAGACAAGCAGATCTAATTTTAACAGCCGGCACTGTAACACTGAAGATGGCACCCTCTTTAGTGAGACTCTATGAACAAATGCCTGAACCTAAATATGTAATTGCCATGGGAGCCTGTACAATTACAGGCGGGATGTTCAGTACCGAGTCTTATAGTACTGTTCGGGGAGTCGATAAGCTAATTCCCGTAGATGTTTATTTGCCTGGTTGCCCACCTAAACCAGAGGCGGTTATAGATGCCATAACAAAACTTCGTAAGAAAATATCTCGAGAAATATCTCAAGATCGAATTAGGGCTCAACAAGAAAATCGTTGTTTTACTACCAATCACCAGTTTCGCCTTGGGCGCAGTACTCATACTGGAAATTATGATAAAGGATTACTCTATCAACCACTATCTACATTAGAAATCCATGATCAATTGTCTCAAACTTTGTGTTTAAGCATTATGCTACTGTTGTGA
- the LOC120012518 gene encoding L-type lectin-domain containing receptor kinase IX.1-like → MASFFSFLFLLSSFIFLLPSATSISFQMSRFDNNDTSIYYEGDARTLAGTIDFTSPNYVCHIGRAIYTKTVPIWDSKSRGLADFTTRFTFSINTEGRPAYGAGFAFFLAPIGFSIPVNSVGGFLGLYNTTTTGSSLNQIVHVEFDSISNSDWDPPYGHVGINKNSISSAVTTPWNASFHNEDHADVCISYDSTSKNLSVSWTYLKTNSPLENSSLSHIVDLREILPEWVTIGFTAATSNLVERHTLLSWEFSSRLDMEEESNGKNGNALILLVGLPLFGAFVAFGFCRILKRLKEEKRKRIAEGLVSSINEDLERGAGPRRFSYEELVSATNNFSNDKKLGEGGFGSVYKGYLIDIDVPVAVKKISRGSRQGKKEYVTEVRVISRLRHRNLVKLVGWCHDRGKFLLVYEFMPNGSLDMHLFSNRSYTPLNWNLRYKIALGIASGLLYLHEECEQCVVHRDIKSSNIMLDSSFNVKIGDFGLARLMNHELGPLTTGLAGTLGYLAPEYMSTRRPSKKSDVYSFGVVALEIVTGRKTSELPEENNEICLLEWVWNLYANENLLSGVDQRLHSEFDMNQVQCLMIVGLWCAHPNHSCRPSIRQAIQVLKFEANIPDLPSRMPAPIYDMHSIPSVSEAGEITNSFIELGR, encoded by the coding sequence ATggcctctttcttttcatttttgtttcttctatcttccttcattttccttcttCCATCTGCTACTTCAATTTCATTTCAGATGTCTCGTTTCGATAACAATGATACTAGCATATACTATGAAGGAGATGCGAGAACTTTAGCTGGAACCATTGATTTCACCAGCCCAAATTATGTATGTCATATTGGTAGAGCCATCTACACCAAAACGGTGCCAATCTGGGATTCCAAATCCAGAGGGCTTGCAGACTTCACTACCCGTTTCACTTTCAGCATCAACACTGAAGGCCGTCCAGCTTATGGTGCTGGATTTGCATTTTTTCTTGCTCCTATTGGATTTTCAATCCCAGTTAACTCAGTTGGTGGTTTCTTAGGCCTCTATAACACCACAACCACTGGTTCCTCTCTGAACCAAATTGTCCATGTTGAATTCGACTCCATTTCAAATTCGGATTGGGATCCTCCATATGGACATGTGGGTATTAACAAAAACTCAATTTCTTCTGCGGTTACCACTCCTTGGAATGCTAGTTTCCATAATGAAGACCATGCTGATGTTTGCATCAGTTACGACTCTACTAGCAAGAACTTGAGTGTATCTTGGACTTACCTGAAAACCAATAGTCCGCTAGAGAATTCTAGTCTTTCTCACATTGTTGATCTCAGAGAGATCCTTCCTGAGTGGGTCACAATTGGATTTACTGCCGCTACAAGTAATCTAGTAGAAAGACATACACTTCTGTCTTGGGAGTTCAGTTCACGcttggatatggaggaggaATCAAATGGAAAGAATGGCAATGCTTTGATACTCTTAGTTGGTCTACCACTTTTTGGAGCATTTGTAGCTTTTGGGTTTTGCCGTATCTTGAAGCGTCTGAAGGAGGAGAAAAGAAAACGAATAGCGGAGGGATTGGTATCATCAATCAATGAAGACCTGGAAAGAGGAGCAGGACCAAGAAGGTTCTCTTATGAAGAACTAGTTTCTGCTACCAATAACTTCTCCAATGATAAGAAATTAGGTGAAGGAGGATTTGGTTCTGTCTACAAAGGTTACCTGATTGATATAGACGTGCCAGTTGCTGTAAAGAAAATATCAAGAGGTTCTAGACAAGGCAAAAAAGAGTATGTGACCGAGGTCAGGGTTATTAGCCGGCTGAGGCACAGGAACCTGGTGAAACTCGTCGGTTGGTGCCACGACAGAGGCAAGTTCCTGCTCGTGTATGAGTTCATGCCAAATGGAAGCCTTGATATGCATCTGTTCAGCAATAGAAGTTATACTCCTCTGAACTGGAATTTGAGATATAAAATTGCCCTGGGAATAGCCTCTGGATTGCTCTATCTTCATGAAGAATGTGAGCAGTGTGTGGTGCATCGTGACATCAAATCAAGTAATATAATGTTAGATTCAAGTTTTAATGTGAAGATTGGAGATTTTGGGTTAGCTCGGCTCATGAACCACGAGCTAGGTCCCCTGACAACTGGATTAGCAGGAACTTTAGGCTACCTTGCACCAGAATATATGAGCACTAGAAGGCCTAGCAAGAAATCAGACGTGTACAGCTTTGGGGTGGTGGCATTAGAAATTGTGACGGGAAGAAAGACAAGCGAACTCCCGGAGGAGAACAATGAAATATGTTTACTAGAGTGGGTTTGGAATCTTTATGCAAATGAAAATCTTCTTTCAGGCGTTGATCAGAGATTGCATTCAGAATTCGACATGAATCAAGTTCAGTGTTTGATGATTGTTGGACTGTGGTGTGCTCATCCTAATCACAGTTGTAGGCCTTCAATAAGACAAGCAATTCAAGTGTTGAAATTTGAAGCCAATATTCCTGATCTTCCAAGCAGAATGCCTGCTCCTATCTATGATATGCATAGTATTCCCTCAGTCAGTGAGGCTGGTGAAATTACTAATTCATTTATTGAATTGGGTCGTTAA